One Fuerstiella marisgermanici DNA window includes the following coding sequences:
- a CDS encoding sulfatase-like hydrolase/transferase, translating into MSRVVIVLFVFGTAAAFADPPNILLIVSDDQRPDTIHALGNDIIQTPNLDRLVQQGSSFTRATCANPICTPSRAEILTGSSGFRCGVMDFGKPINPDIPTMAKWFSAAGYESVYVGKWHNDGLPIDRGYDYTRGLYRGGGGKFWTPKNDFAGRPMTGYRGWIFQNDQRELFPEKGVGLTADISRHFADAAISVIDSKPDKPFFLHVNFTAPHDPLLLPPGWEDTYDPAKMPLPKNFLPEHPFDHGNFSGRDEQLFQWPRTPEETGREIAAYYAVISHMDQQIGRILEAVDRSDQAKDTIVIFTSDHGLAVGSHGLRGKQSMYEHTIGVPLLMRGNGIPKGERFSAQCYLRDLFPTICDLAGIDGSGEAIDGKSLQPVLDGTATQVHDFVVGYFRNFQRMIRTDEWKYIEYPAVNRQQLFRLSSDPDEQHNLINDEQHADVRDSLRSRMVDWFQRQGDSVYATKKP; encoded by the coding sequence ATGAGTCGAGTCGTTATTGTTCTGTTTGTGTTCGGCACCGCAGCCGCCTTCGCCGATCCGCCCAACATTCTACTGATCGTCAGCGACGATCAACGCCCGGACACGATTCATGCTCTGGGCAACGACATCATCCAGACGCCGAATCTGGACCGGCTGGTGCAGCAGGGGAGCAGCTTTACGCGAGCGACGTGTGCGAACCCGATTTGCACTCCCAGCCGTGCCGAAATTCTGACCGGCAGCAGCGGCTTTCGGTGCGGCGTGATGGACTTCGGCAAACCCATCAACCCGGACATCCCCACGATGGCCAAGTGGTTTTCGGCTGCCGGATACGAATCGGTTTATGTTGGCAAATGGCACAACGATGGCCTGCCGATCGACCGAGGCTACGACTACACACGCGGACTGTATCGTGGCGGCGGTGGTAAGTTCTGGACGCCGAAGAACGATTTCGCGGGACGGCCAATGACAGGCTACCGCGGTTGGATTTTTCAGAACGATCAGCGTGAGCTGTTTCCCGAAAAAGGCGTGGGGCTGACGGCGGACATCAGTCGGCATTTTGCTGATGCCGCGATCAGCGTGATCGATTCCAAGCCTGACAAACCCTTCTTTCTGCACGTCAATTTCACCGCGCCTCACGACCCGTTGCTGTTGCCTCCGGGCTGGGAAGACACTTACGACCCGGCAAAGATGCCGCTGCCGAAAAATTTCCTGCCGGAGCATCCGTTTGACCATGGCAACTTTTCGGGACGTGACGAACAACTGTTCCAGTGGCCGCGAACGCCGGAAGAAACGGGACGGGAAATCGCAGCCTATTACGCCGTGATTTCTCATATGGATCAGCAGATCGGCCGCATTCTGGAAGCCGTTGATCGCAGTGATCAGGCGAAGGATACGATCGTTATTTTCACCAGCGATCATGGTCTTGCGGTGGGAAGCCATGGGCTGCGAGGCAAGCAAAGCATGTATGAACACACGATTGGTGTTCCGCTGCTGATGCGCGGCAACGGCATTCCGAAAGGTGAACGTTTTTCGGCTCAGTGCTACTTAAGAGATCTGTTTCCAACCATTTGCGATCTCGCGGGAATCGATGGTTCAGGCGAAGCGATTGATGGCAAGTCCCTGCAACCGGTCCTGGATGGCACAGCAACCCAGGTTCACGACTTTGTGGTCGGCTACTTTCGCAACTTCCAGCGAATGATCCGCACGGACGAATGGAAATACATCGAGTACCCAGCCGTAAATCGTCAGCAACTATTTCGCTTAAGCAGCGACCCGGACGAACAACACAACCTGATCAATGACGAACAACATGCCGACGTTCGTGATTCACTTCGGTCACGCATGGTTGACTGGTTTCAGCGACAGGGCGACAGCGTGTACGCGACGAAAAAACCTTAA
- a CDS encoding DUF1501 domain-containing protein — MTQPPINCNSANRRAFLGNAGLSIGSVGLASLLAGESSTAAERSLQPHSTPKAKAVIFLFMAGGPSHLELFDYKPKLAELHGQAPPESFTKDRRFAFLKGTEKLLGPQPRFGRYGESDVQLSDLLPHHRNIVDDVCWLKGMNTDVFNHGPAKIFMQTGSPQPGRPSIGSWVTYGIGSESQNLPGFVVLQSGPRGPRGGSALWSSGFIPSNHQGVPFRGQGDPILNLQSPTGFDESAQQEFTSAVRNLNQARFDTVGDPEIQTRIAAYEMAYRMQMSAPELMDINSEPKSVMDLYGAEPGKPSFANNALLARRLVQRGVRFVQLYHTNWDHHGGTESLNADLPLRCKQVDQASAALVQDLKQQGMLDDTLVVWGGEFGRTPMGEIRASTGRDHHIDAFTMWMAGGGTKPGVTLGRTDELGFGVVEGATHVHDLQATILHLLGLNHEQLTYRFQGRDFRLTDVHGRVIEEVLA; from the coding sequence ATGACCCAACCGCCAATAAACTGCAACTCCGCTAACCGTCGTGCTTTTCTGGGCAATGCGGGTCTTAGCATCGGTTCGGTCGGGCTGGCGTCATTGCTGGCGGGCGAATCGTCTACAGCCGCAGAACGTTCGCTGCAGCCGCACTCCACACCCAAAGCCAAAGCGGTCATTTTTCTGTTTATGGCGGGCGGGCCCAGTCATCTGGAATTGTTTGACTACAAACCCAAACTCGCCGAACTACACGGGCAGGCTCCGCCGGAAAGCTTCACCAAAGATCGCCGCTTCGCCTTCCTGAAAGGCACGGAAAAACTGCTGGGGCCTCAGCCACGTTTTGGCCGTTACGGTGAAAGCGACGTTCAGCTAAGCGACCTGCTGCCGCATCACCGCAACATTGTGGACGATGTGTGTTGGTTGAAGGGCATGAACACCGATGTGTTCAATCACGGGCCCGCCAAAATCTTTATGCAAACCGGCTCGCCTCAACCCGGTCGCCCGTCGATTGGTTCATGGGTGACTTACGGCATCGGCAGCGAATCACAAAATCTGCCGGGCTTTGTTGTGCTGCAGTCCGGCCCGCGAGGACCTCGGGGTGGTTCTGCATTGTGGTCCAGCGGGTTTATCCCCAGCAATCATCAGGGAGTCCCTTTTCGAGGGCAAGGCGATCCAATTCTTAATCTGCAGAGTCCCACCGGCTTTGATGAATCGGCTCAACAGGAATTCACGAGTGCCGTTCGCAATCTCAATCAGGCTCGATTCGACACGGTTGGCGATCCGGAAATTCAGACTCGTATCGCTGCGTACGAAATGGCCTATCGCATGCAAATGAGTGCTCCCGAACTGATGGACATCAACAGTGAACCGAAGAGCGTGATGGATCTGTATGGAGCCGAACCAGGCAAACCTTCATTCGCCAACAATGCCCTGCTGGCTCGAAGACTGGTTCAGCGTGGTGTTCGATTTGTGCAGTTGTACCACACCAACTGGGACCATCACGGAGGTACAGAATCCTTAAACGCGGACCTTCCTCTGCGGTGCAAACAGGTCGACCAGGCATCGGCCGCGCTGGTGCAGGACCTGAAGCAACAGGGGATGCTGGACGACACTCTGGTCGTGTGGGGCGGAGAATTCGGGCGCACACCGATGGGTGAAATACGAGCGTCCACCGGCCGAGACCACCACATCGACGCCTTCACGATGTGGATGGCCGGCGGCGGCACAAAGCCAGGCGTGACTCTTGGCCGCACGGATGAACTGGGCTTCGGAGTTGTCGAAGGCGCGACGCATGTTCATGACTTACAGGCCACGATACTGCACCTGCTGGGCCTGAATCACGAACAACTGACGTACCGCTTCCAGGGTCGCGACTTCCGGCTCACAGACGTGCACGGCCGCGTGATCGAAGAAGTGCTGGCGTAG
- the mtaB gene encoding tRNA (N(6)-L-threonylcarbamoyladenosine(37)-C(2))-methylthiotransferase MtaB — translation MVNPERTCRLVTLGCKVNQYETQLVRESLRAGGFREAADDESADLCVVNTCTVTNTGDSKSRQVIRQLARKNPGTKTIVMGCYATRDPQAVSELPNVIEVVTDKRELPDVLGRFGIVDMPAGISEFEGHHRAFVKIQDGCILKCSYCIIPTVRPGLRSRRPQSIEDEIRRLVDNGYREIVISGVHVGHFGIDTNNLPPGEKPERLWDLFRRLDRIPGDWRMRLSSIETVEVNDDFIKAAGDCEHLCPQFHPALQSGSDSVLQRMRRRYRVDRFLQRLDQIRDMLGNDPAFTTDVIVGFPGETDAEFEQTLETCRQARFMKVHVFPFSKRDGTPAATFENQVPPQVIKDRVQALGDLERELALDFYRSRIDSRAEQVVLAERMCDERPGWVKGTDQWYIPTEVPGEESDLGNFVRCVAEDADRNRVLAIRTDGHSVTPQHALSTLDAP, via the coding sequence GTGGTCAATCCCGAACGAACCTGTCGCCTTGTGACGCTCGGCTGCAAGGTGAATCAATACGAAACTCAACTGGTCCGCGAATCCTTGCGCGCCGGCGGGTTCAGGGAAGCCGCGGATGACGAATCGGCCGACCTGTGCGTCGTGAATACGTGTACCGTGACGAACACGGGCGACAGCAAGTCACGACAGGTGATTCGCCAACTGGCTCGAAAGAATCCTGGCACGAAAACAATCGTGATGGGCTGCTACGCCACACGAGACCCGCAGGCGGTCAGCGAACTTCCCAATGTGATCGAAGTTGTCACCGACAAACGCGAACTGCCGGATGTGCTGGGACGGTTTGGCATCGTCGACATGCCCGCCGGGATCAGCGAATTCGAAGGTCATCATCGAGCGTTTGTGAAGATTCAGGACGGCTGTATCCTGAAATGTTCGTACTGCATCATTCCGACCGTCCGACCTGGCCTTCGCAGCCGCCGCCCGCAAAGCATCGAAGACGAGATTCGCCGACTGGTTGACAACGGCTACCGCGAAATCGTGATCAGCGGCGTTCACGTGGGGCACTTTGGGATCGACACGAATAACCTTCCGCCCGGTGAGAAACCGGAACGACTGTGGGATCTGTTCCGTCGCCTCGACCGGATTCCGGGTGATTGGCGGATGCGTCTGTCCAGCATTGAAACGGTCGAAGTGAACGACGACTTCATCAAGGCGGCCGGCGACTGCGAACACCTCTGTCCTCAGTTTCATCCGGCGCTGCAAAGCGGATCTGATTCTGTGCTGCAACGGATGCGAAGACGCTACCGAGTAGACCGGTTTCTACAGCGACTTGATCAGATTCGCGACATGCTGGGCAACGATCCAGCCTTCACAACGGACGTCATCGTTGGGTTCCCTGGCGAAACCGATGCGGAATTCGAACAGACGCTGGAAACATGCCGACAGGCTCGTTTTATGAAGGTGCACGTGTTTCCGTTTAGTAAACGCGATGGAACCCCGGCTGCAACTTTCGAAAACCAGGTGCCGCCTCAGGTCATTAAAGATCGAGTGCAGGCGCTGGGGGATCTTGAGCGGGAACTGGCTCTGGATTTCTACCGTAGCCGCATTGACTCACGCGCTGAGCAAGTTGTGCTGGCGGAACGAATGTGTGACGAACGCCCCGGTTGGGTGAAGGGCACAGATCAGTGGTACATCCCCACGGAAGTGCCCGGCGAAGAAAGCGACCTCGGCAACTTCGTTCGCTGTGTCGCTGAAGATGCAGATCGAAATCGCGTGCTCGCCATTCGCACGGACGGCCATTCTGTAACTCCGCAACATGCACTATCAACTCTGGACGCACCATGA
- the scpB gene encoding SMC-Scp complex subunit ScpB — protein MIGPRRSLRPLSPAFAKSQIGRSSETCELQRGRMRSGPLFVLKDTIDDSKIAANGTLVRSKRLARLEAVLLISRTPLSPKKVAQQAGLVDGKEAQQLIELLNTSYDMTNSAFRIERTATGFLMMTRPTLVTWLDRLHQRQSQMKLSQPMMETLTIVAYQQPITRAAVESIRGVQSSDMIRQLIDRSLVRVGGEEDSLGRPFLYVTTRQFLDMFGLGRVEDLPDYETIGRQREVKMVGDEDLSEAAGAESANAAEPTSPESEDPADQQAA, from the coding sequence ATGATTGGTCCCCGCCGTTCATTGCGTCCGCTGAGTCCGGCATTCGCGAAATCGCAAATTGGCCGCTCAAGCGAAACCTGCGAACTGCAGCGCGGCCGAATGCGCAGCGGGCCACTGTTTGTATTGAAGGACACGATCGACGATTCGAAGATCGCGGCCAACGGAACACTCGTGAGGTCCAAACGCCTGGCTCGCCTGGAAGCCGTGCTACTCATTTCACGGACGCCACTATCGCCAAAGAAGGTCGCTCAGCAGGCAGGCCTGGTGGATGGAAAAGAAGCTCAGCAGTTGATTGAGCTACTGAACACCAGCTACGACATGACCAATTCGGCATTCCGCATCGAACGCACGGCCACCGGCTTTCTGATGATGACTCGGCCGACACTCGTCACATGGCTGGACCGTTTGCATCAGCGCCAATCGCAAATGAAGCTGTCGCAGCCGATGATGGAGACGCTGACGATCGTCGCGTATCAGCAGCCGATCACGCGAGCTGCCGTCGAATCAATTCGCGGCGTGCAGTCTTCAGACATGATCCGCCAATTGATCGATCGAAGCCTCGTACGCGTCGGGGGCGAAGAAGATTCTCTGGGGCGACCATTCTTGTATGTGACCACGCGACAGTTTTTGGACATGTTCGGCCTGGGCCGCGTCGAAGACCTGCCCGACTACGAAACGATTGGTCGTCAGCGCGAGGTCAAAATGGTGGGCGATGAAGACTTGAGCGAAGCGGCGGGTGCTGAGTCCGCGAATGCGGCCGAGCCTACTTCACCGGAATCTGAGGATCCGGCAGACCAGCAAGCGGCTTGA
- a CDS encoding DUF1571 domain-containing protein produces the protein MRIPRIQFCLLLCFIAAPSLVRAEEADKPSEHPLAPAIRYAKSCLEKVEAMPGYTATFYKKEVVGSTTVSHQMQIKIRHKPFSVYLHFDKPHTGREVLYVEGQNDGKLVAHAAGLLSIAGSMELAPTDPMAMSDNRYPITMAGIANMVRQTIKTWEEEAKYQGTEVKYFKDAKLGDMTCRVIESTHPKPFRQFKNHKVRLWVDSATGIPVRIQTFGFPRKAGAPAPIVEDYTFMNVKTDVRLSDADFDRNNRKYSF, from the coding sequence ATGCGAATTCCACGAATTCAATTCTGTCTGTTGCTGTGTTTTATCGCGGCACCGAGTCTTGTTCGCGCCGAAGAAGCGGACAAGCCGAGCGAGCATCCACTGGCGCCTGCGATTCGGTATGCGAAATCGTGCCTCGAAAAAGTTGAGGCGATGCCAGGCTACACTGCGACCTTCTACAAGAAGGAAGTCGTTGGCTCGACCACTGTGTCGCACCAGATGCAGATCAAAATTCGGCACAAGCCTTTTAGCGTCTACCTGCACTTCGACAAGCCTCACACAGGCCGCGAAGTGCTGTATGTCGAAGGCCAAAACGACGGCAAACTGGTCGCTCACGCCGCCGGATTGCTTAGCATTGCCGGCTCAATGGAACTGGCACCGACCGACCCGATGGCGATGAGTGACAATCGGTACCCAATCACCATGGCAGGAATTGCCAACATGGTTCGCCAAACGATTAAGACGTGGGAAGAAGAAGCAAAATATCAGGGTACGGAAGTCAAGTACTTCAAAGATGCCAAGTTGGGCGACATGACGTGCCGCGTGATTGAGAGCACTCATCCAAAGCCGTTTCGCCAGTTCAAAAATCACAAAGTGCGTTTGTGGGTTGATTCGGCCACCGGAATTCCGGTTCGTATTCAAACGTTTGGGTTTCCAAGAAAGGCCGGTGCCCCGGCGCCCATCGTGGAGGACTACACCTTCATGAATGTGAAGACGGACGTTCGCCTGTCCGATGCCGATTTCGACCGCAACAACCGGAAATACAGCTTCTAG
- the panC gene encoding pantoate--beta-alanine ligase, whose amino-acid sequence MIVEAKPNAVRKLVQQQRSRGAVVGVVPTMGALHAGHVSLVEAARASCDFVVATIFVNPTQFGPNEDFGRYPRTLEDDLSRCKNADADLVFTPDTSDMYLADAETTVRVNKLTTKLEGAMRPGHFDGVTTIVAKLFNVTVPDRAYFGQKDYQQQLVIKRMVRDLDWGIEVVTCPIIREPDGLAMSSRNRYLSPDDRQRALALQRALRFAADRAENSGDSAAEIQAQMRQMISSTDGVELDYAVIVDSETLENVDDRPATATALVAAKLGKTRLIDNQILRFRPAA is encoded by the coding sequence ATGATTGTTGAAGCAAAACCAAACGCCGTTCGAAAACTTGTCCAACAACAGCGCAGTCGCGGGGCCGTTGTCGGAGTCGTCCCGACGATGGGAGCTCTGCATGCCGGGCACGTCAGCCTGGTCGAAGCGGCTCGGGCGAGCTGCGATTTCGTCGTCGCAACAATCTTTGTTAACCCGACGCAATTCGGCCCGAACGAAGACTTCGGACGCTATCCGCGAACTCTGGAAGATGACCTGAGCCGCTGCAAAAACGCGGATGCAGACCTTGTTTTTACGCCCGATACGTCAGACATGTATCTGGCCGACGCCGAAACGACCGTTCGGGTCAATAAGCTCACAACGAAGCTGGAAGGTGCAATGCGGCCCGGGCATTTTGACGGAGTAACGACCATCGTGGCAAAGCTGTTTAACGTCACGGTTCCGGATCGAGCCTACTTCGGGCAGAAGGATTATCAGCAGCAGCTTGTCATCAAACGAATGGTCCGCGACCTTGACTGGGGCATCGAAGTCGTGACGTGCCCGATTATTCGTGAGCCCGATGGTCTCGCGATGAGCAGCCGTAATCGTTACCTGTCGCCGGACGATCGTCAGCGAGCGTTGGCGTTGCAGCGAGCGTTGCGGTTTGCGGCTGACCGGGCAGAGAATTCGGGGGACTCTGCGGCCGAAATTCAGGCCCAAATGCGGCAGATGATTTCCTCGACCGACGGGGTAGAATTGGACTACGCCGTCATCGTCGACTCGGAAACGCTGGAAAACGTGGACGATCGCCCGGCCACAGCCACGGCATTGGTCGCGGCGAAACTGGGCAAAACGCGGCTGATTGATAATCAGATTCTGCGATTTCGCCCTGCGGCATAA
- a CDS encoding prolipoprotein diacylglyceryl transferase has protein sequence MRKVLLRIVFDQYWRMESVGNELLVGCGWVLAVWALIALVSLGVLWRVTRDSKQVLSSLVFWGAVPAGVAMIPLISQPLANSGVPLFGYGFMLFVGFSTATFLASRRAKSVGLDADVIWDLMMWLLIPGIIGARIVYLMQYGDKVFAGKQGLEILKATIALWDGGIVFYGCIIGGVVGMLAYCRKYNIRPLQLGDVLMPSLFVGLGFGRIGCFLYGCCFGAACSLPWAVHFPSDSMTFESLAARSEATQQKLLEADGVPIATSALKSVAPGTELTTIALHPSQIYSSVLAFALAGLLMWFFRRRPFEGAVLALGWILYPINRFVLEIIRDDEPGRMGTGLTFSQLMSIGLFVSGCGLMIWLQRKNGDIPTGANGKLATKVK, from the coding sequence ATGCGAAAAGTCTTACTCAGAATCGTCTTCGACCAATACTGGCGAATGGAATCGGTCGGCAACGAACTGCTGGTCGGTTGTGGCTGGGTTCTGGCCGTGTGGGCGCTGATTGCGCTGGTGAGTCTCGGTGTCCTGTGGCGAGTCACGCGGGATTCCAAACAAGTGCTGTCGTCGCTGGTGTTTTGGGGGGCAGTGCCCGCTGGCGTTGCGATGATTCCGCTCATCAGCCAGCCGCTGGCCAATTCGGGCGTACCGCTCTTCGGCTATGGCTTCATGCTGTTCGTTGGATTTTCCACCGCCACGTTTCTGGCCAGTCGGCGAGCGAAGTCGGTTGGCCTTGATGCCGACGTGATCTGGGATTTGATGATGTGGCTTTTGATTCCCGGCATCATCGGGGCTCGAATCGTTTACCTCATGCAATACGGCGACAAAGTATTCGCCGGCAAACAGGGTCTGGAAATCCTGAAAGCGACAATCGCTTTATGGGATGGCGGCATCGTGTTCTACGGCTGCATCATTGGCGGCGTGGTGGGCATGCTGGCGTATTGCCGGAAGTACAATATCCGCCCACTGCAGCTTGGCGACGTCCTGATGCCGTCGCTGTTTGTGGGGCTCGGCTTTGGTCGCATAGGCTGTTTTCTGTATGGCTGCTGCTTCGGCGCGGCCTGTTCGCTGCCGTGGGCGGTTCACTTTCCTTCTGACAGTATGACGTTCGAAAGCCTTGCGGCGCGGTCGGAGGCCACTCAGCAGAAGCTGTTGGAAGCCGACGGCGTTCCTATCGCGACATCCGCGTTAAAATCCGTCGCACCGGGCACGGAACTCACAACAATCGCACTGCACCCGTCACAGATCTACAGCTCTGTGCTGGCATTTGCTCTGGCGGGACTGCTGATGTGGTTCTTCCGCCGCCGCCCGTTTGAAGGTGCCGTTCTTGCGCTGGGCTGGATTCTGTATCCGATCAATCGGTTTGTGCTGGAGATCATTCGGGATGACGAACCGGGTCGCATGGGGACGGGCCTGACGTTTTCGCAGCTGATGAGTATCGGCCTGTTCGTGTCGGGTTGCGGCCTGATGATCTGGCTGCAACGGAAAAACGGCGACATCCCCACCGGAGCCAACGGAAAGCTGGCGACGAAAGTGAAATAG
- a CDS encoding sigma-70 family RNA polymerase sigma factor, with product MDQPSDNQLIQQATDGSSDAFGVLVQRYQDRLVHSLEHALGSRDDALDAAQQAFVSAWKNLKSFRQDAAFYSWLYRIAMNAAITRKRRQRLPTQSLDRHVAATGHSPTDDSADTNPESRMVSAEHVELVQNALLQLAEEFRQPLVLKEIDGMSYEEIASILDIPIGTVRSRIFRARRELTERLERIFRSEQ from the coding sequence GTGGACCAACCTTCCGACAATCAGCTCATACAGCAGGCAACGGACGGCAGTTCGGATGCCTTCGGCGTGCTGGTGCAACGCTACCAGGACCGTCTCGTCCACAGTCTTGAACACGCGCTCGGTTCGCGCGATGACGCATTGGACGCCGCTCAGCAGGCATTCGTGTCTGCGTGGAAGAACCTGAAATCGTTCCGCCAGGATGCTGCTTTCTATTCGTGGCTGTACCGCATCGCCATGAACGCTGCTATCACTCGTAAACGTCGACAGCGATTGCCGACCCAGTCTCTGGACCGCCATGTGGCCGCGACGGGCCATTCGCCCACGGATGACAGTGCCGATACCAATCCGGAATCCCGCATGGTCAGTGCGGAGCACGTTGAACTGGTGCAGAATGCGTTGCTACAACTGGCCGAAGAATTTCGCCAGCCGCTGGTGCTGAAAGAAATCGACGGGATGTCCTACGAAGAAATCGCCAGCATTCTCGACATTCCCATCGGCACCGTCCGAAGTCGGATCTTCCGGGCTCGACGAGAATTGACCGAGCGGCTGGAACGCATTTTTCGCAGCGAACAGTGA